The following proteins come from a genomic window of Aspergillus oryzae RIB40 DNA, chromosome 4:
- a CDS encoding uncharacterized protein (predicted protein), whose amino-acid sequence MIPRPSTLRSTPSWPPRSSTRSWLPALPTSPRTFTLTSTSPRWMIAPASTTTSDDVETCSNDKRLPTETKVTGSGCYVSISVGNASNKRDANAAVQGEVLNKLGDFLTCLS is encoded by the exons ATGATCCCACGCCCGAGTACGCTACGATCTACGCCCAGCTGGCCACCAAGGTCGTCGACAAGGTCGTGGCTGCCGGCACTCCCTACCTCCCCGAGGACGTTTACCTTAACGTCAACTTCCCCAAGGTGGATGATTGCGCCAGCGTCGACGACTACAA gcgatgatgtcgaaaCCTGCAGTAACGATAAGCGACTGCCGACTGAGACCAAGGTCACGGGTTCGGGTTGCTACGTGAGTATCTCCGTGGGCAATGCGTCGAACAAGAGGGATGCGAATGCTGCGGTGCAGGGAGAGGTGCTGAACAAGTTGGGTGATTTCCTGACCTGTTTGTCCTAA